In a single window of the Nocardioides massiliensis genome:
- a CDS encoding alpha/beta fold hydrolase, whose amino-acid sequence MLLLHGWCLDGSLWAYEEELLVNDHEVVIPDLPGFGRSDAVAEPYDMEAHVGAVAALLEELDLTDVLIVGFAFGAAVGLSLAAREDSRIAGIVAVGVPSSTVFPAERMARSMRRDWPDFARRSAAVLCRQPQSEATLAWIERTFGGTPLRSALQGVSVLGEFAPEPVCSAVGVPVLFVHGEDDDVIAVDVARACAKSAPRGDLEVLPDCGHLVVLDQRGPLHEAVLRFERNLNTAGAR is encoded by the coding sequence GTGTTGCTCCTGCACGGGTGGTGCCTCGACGGTTCGCTGTGGGCCTACGAGGAGGAGCTGCTCGTCAACGACCACGAGGTTGTGATCCCCGATCTGCCGGGCTTCGGTCGGTCAGATGCGGTGGCCGAGCCTTACGACATGGAGGCCCATGTCGGCGCGGTTGCCGCGCTGCTGGAAGAACTGGACCTGACTGACGTGCTGATTGTGGGCTTCGCCTTCGGGGCAGCCGTGGGGCTGAGTCTCGCGGCCCGGGAGGACTCTCGCATCGCCGGCATCGTGGCCGTCGGTGTCCCGAGCTCCACCGTGTTCCCGGCCGAGCGGATGGCAAGGTCCATGCGGCGCGACTGGCCGGACTTCGCTCGGCGGTCGGCGGCCGTGCTCTGTCGGCAGCCGCAGAGCGAGGCGACGTTGGCCTGGATTGAACGGACGTTTGGCGGCACGCCTTTGCGGTCGGCACTGCAGGGCGTCAGCGTGCTGGGAGAGTTCGCCCCCGAGCCGGTGTGTTCTGCAGTCGGCGTGCCGGTGCTGTTCGTGCACGGCGAGGATGACGATGTCATCGCTGTGGACGTCGCCCGTGCCTGCGCCAAGTCGGCCCCGCGAGGTGACCTCGAGGTGCTCCCTGACTGTGGTCATCTCGTCGTCCTGGACCAGCGGGGCCCGCTGCACGAGGCAGTGCTGCGCTTTGAGCGGAACCTCAACACGGCGGGTGCCCGATGA
- the fabG gene encoding 3-oxoacyl-ACP reductase FabG: MSLLAGKVALVTGAAQGIGRATAECLADAGARVLVADIDGEEAQAAADVINAKHAADTALGLAVDVRSQVDAEAAVGAAVEQWGSLDVVVNNAGITRDATLRHMTLEAWQAVFEVNLQGMMLVTQAGAAVMREQGSGSIVNISSISGKVGLVGQTNYSAAKAGVVGFTKAAAKELAHRGVRVNAVQPGLVDTPMTSGLRNDILQQKLAEVPLGRAADPREVATVVLFLASDLSSYMTGAVLEVTGGRFM, translated from the coding sequence ATGAGCCTGCTGGCCGGCAAGGTCGCGCTCGTGACCGGCGCCGCGCAAGGGATCGGTCGGGCCACCGCCGAGTGCCTCGCAGACGCGGGCGCGAGGGTCCTGGTCGCGGACATCGACGGCGAGGAGGCCCAGGCCGCTGCCGACGTTATCAACGCGAAGCACGCAGCCGACACCGCCTTAGGGCTGGCCGTGGATGTCCGGTCCCAGGTCGATGCCGAAGCCGCTGTGGGTGCCGCCGTCGAGCAGTGGGGGAGCCTGGACGTCGTCGTCAATAACGCCGGCATTACCCGCGACGCCACCTTGCGCCACATGACCCTGGAGGCGTGGCAGGCTGTGTTCGAGGTCAATCTTCAAGGGATGATGTTGGTCACCCAGGCGGGTGCCGCTGTCATGCGCGAGCAGGGCAGCGGCTCGATTGTCAATATCTCGTCCATTTCCGGCAAGGTCGGCCTCGTCGGACAGACCAACTACTCGGCGGCCAAGGCCGGTGTCGTGGGGTTCACCAAGGCCGCCGCCAAGGAGCTCGCGCACCGTGGCGTTCGCGTCAATGCGGTCCAGCCCGGCCTTGTCGACACCCCAATGACGTCGGGGCTGCGCAATGACATTCTTCAGCAGAAGCTCGCCGAGGTTCCCCTCGGTCGCGCCGCTGACCCCCGCGAGGTCGCAACCGTCGTGCTGTTCCTCGCCAGCGATCTGTCCAGCTATATGACCGGTGCCGTACTCGAGGTCACCGGTGGGAGGTTCATGTGA
- a CDS encoding MaoC/PaaZ C-terminal domain-containing protein, producing MPLYYDDLEPGQVFTLPARTVTETDLVNFAMLSGDWNPIHTDQEFTKGTIYGRPVVYGLFSVVMMTGLLDRSGLFSGSAMAMLDITDWRFEKPVFVGDTLHATVEIAGKRLTSGGDRGIVDRLFRIINQRGEVVQSGHIGLMIRCGPQSAENVS from the coding sequence GTGCCTCTCTACTACGACGATCTCGAGCCGGGACAGGTCTTCACGTTGCCGGCTAGGACGGTCACCGAGACAGATCTGGTCAACTTCGCGATGCTGTCTGGGGACTGGAACCCGATTCACACCGATCAGGAGTTCACCAAGGGGACCATTTACGGGCGCCCAGTCGTGTACGGCCTGTTCAGCGTCGTGATGATGACGGGCTTGCTCGACAGAAGCGGACTGTTCTCCGGGTCGGCGATGGCGATGCTCGACATCACCGACTGGCGGTTCGAGAAGCCGGTGTTTGTGGGGGACACGTTGCACGCGACGGTAGAGATCGCTGGTAAGAGGTTGACCAGCGGGGGGGACCGCGGGATCGTCGACCGGCTTTTCCGGATCATCAACCAGCGCGGCGAGGTGGTTCAGAGTGGCCACATCGGGTTGATGATCCGATGCGGACCTCAGTCGGCGGAGAACGTGTCATGA
- a CDS encoding PaaX family transcriptional regulator, whose protein sequence is MLKPQELIVTLVGEYVEPGADVWSGGLVGVMEDLGFSTAGARVALNRVVTRGLFGTARQGRYVFYSATPRLSSLLAEGHRQTFWFRYPARAWDGQWTMVWYAIPEEHLLARRRLSRRLGFLGFAALHDGTWLAPYDRSDETGAVVDELGVGGYVVVFVGDTPEWLPKAVVLAHAWDLDEVARRYTAVVEEFGRYATARGRNGLPPSEAFRIRTLLIEAMRQVAPLDPKIPDSELDRTCGRSRAIDLFEKVDAGLRPAAQAYFTSKVDPPTRN, encoded by the coding sequence ATGCTCAAGCCCCAGGAGCTCATCGTGACGCTCGTCGGCGAGTACGTCGAGCCGGGTGCTGACGTGTGGTCGGGCGGCCTAGTTGGCGTGATGGAGGACCTGGGATTCTCCACGGCCGGTGCGCGGGTCGCGCTCAACCGGGTGGTGACACGGGGACTGTTCGGCACTGCCAGGCAGGGCCGGTACGTCTTCTACTCCGCCACCCCGCGCCTGAGTTCCCTGCTTGCCGAGGGACACCGGCAAACATTCTGGTTCCGCTACCCCGCCCGGGCTTGGGACGGTCAGTGGACGATGGTTTGGTACGCCATTCCCGAAGAGCATCTGCTGGCCCGGCGTCGACTCAGCCGCCGGCTCGGCTTCCTGGGGTTCGCTGCGCTGCACGACGGCACCTGGCTCGCGCCGTACGACCGGTCCGATGAGACGGGCGCGGTCGTCGACGAGCTCGGGGTCGGCGGCTACGTCGTGGTCTTCGTCGGCGACACGCCGGAGTGGCTGCCCAAGGCGGTGGTGCTAGCACACGCCTGGGACCTCGATGAGGTAGCCCGCCGCTACACCGCGGTGGTGGAGGAGTTCGGCCGCTACGCCACGGCACGTGGGCGGAACGGTCTGCCCCCCAGTGAGGCTTTCCGGATCCGCACCTTGCTCATCGAGGCTATGCGGCAGGTGGCGCCCCTCGATCCGAAGATCCCCGACTCAGAGCTCGACCGGACGTGTGGCCGCAGCCGGGCCATCGACCTCTTCGAGAAGGTCGATGCGGGCCTTCGCCCGGCGGCACAGGCGTACTTCACCAGCAAGGTAGATCCGCCCACCCGGAACTAA
- a CDS encoding MFS transporter: MGLVAINLRSVIAAPAPFLTQIRGDLGLSEAAMGALVSLPVLCFALAAPLAGVLVRFVGPRRALLAGLILVVAATAGRPMGSVVLFMVGTLLVGVGVTVGNVVMPALIKRDLPHRAAAGTSVFTAGMCVGAAAAAGLTPMLAQATGWRVALASWALPAALAAAASMLVLRSAAGAEPPVSVPPPAPHRRLATHPLAWAVAIFLGAQSWSYFSVTTWLPTYLTQQAGTSVTTSGLALSVYQVLGIAGSFAVAPLVRRWSSQIPLTVGVSLCWAATTLGLAAAPAMWPLWTLLGGVTHGAGITVAMILVVLRAESSRSVESLSSMAQLIGYGIGAVGPFAVGAVLGITGSWTWSLSLVIAAAVVMLLAGLVAGRAVTVEGAR, from the coding sequence GTGGGGCTGGTGGCGATCAACCTGCGCAGCGTGATCGCAGCGCCCGCCCCGTTTCTCACTCAGATCCGCGGGGACCTCGGACTTTCTGAGGCCGCGATGGGGGCTCTGGTGTCCTTGCCTGTGCTGTGCTTCGCGCTCGCGGCGCCGTTGGCGGGCGTCTTGGTCAGGTTCGTCGGACCGAGGCGGGCCCTGCTGGCGGGGCTGATCCTGGTCGTGGCGGCGACGGCAGGTCGTCCGATGGGCTCGGTTGTGTTGTTCATGGTCGGCACGTTGCTCGTCGGGGTGGGCGTGACTGTGGGGAATGTCGTCATGCCGGCTCTGATCAAGCGCGACCTGCCGCACCGCGCGGCGGCCGGAACCTCCGTCTTCACCGCCGGGATGTGCGTCGGCGCCGCAGCGGCTGCGGGACTGACGCCGATGCTGGCGCAGGCCACGGGGTGGAGGGTGGCGCTGGCGTCGTGGGCATTGCCGGCTGCGCTTGCCGCGGCGGCCTCGATGCTGGTCCTGAGGTCGGCAGCGGGGGCGGAGCCGCCGGTGTCCGTGCCGCCACCGGCCCCGCACCGCCGACTCGCGACGCACCCGCTCGCTTGGGCGGTGGCAATCTTCCTCGGCGCGCAGTCGTGGTCGTACTTCTCGGTGACGACGTGGTTACCGACGTACCTCACCCAGCAGGCAGGGACCAGCGTGACCACGAGTGGTCTGGCGCTGTCGGTCTACCAGGTCCTCGGCATCGCGGGAAGCTTTGCGGTGGCGCCTCTCGTTCGTCGCTGGAGCAGTCAGATCCCGCTGACGGTAGGAGTGTCCCTGTGCTGGGCGGCGACCACGTTGGGGTTGGCTGCCGCCCCGGCGATGTGGCCGCTGTGGACGCTTCTCGGTGGGGTGACCCATGGCGCCGGAATCACCGTGGCGATGATCTTGGTCGTCCTGCGGGCCGAGTCGTCCCGATCCGTGGAGTCGCTGTCGAGCATGGCTCAGCTGATCGGCTATGGAATCGGGGCGGTCGGACCGTTCGCCGTGGGGGCTGTCCTTGGGATCACCGGCTCGTGGACGTGGTCTCTGTCACTTGTGATCGCGGCTGCCGTAGTGATGCTGCTGGCCGGGTTGGTCGCGGGGCGTGCTGTGACGGTAGAAGGTGCGCGTTAA